In Thermanaeromonas sp. C210, the following proteins share a genomic window:
- a CDS encoding carbohydrate-binding protein has product MGDRGRSRFVNEDRTRLESMRAAEYPGGVVVDPVPITAGSEVTVLYYGLLSQCGADQVWMRTGYGDPHNWEGIYDYPMERTGYGWVKNIRISEDYDRFHLCFKDSANNWDNNNGLNWSFIIHKGDRQV; this is encoded by the coding sequence ATGGGCGACAGAGGTCGCAGCCGTTTCGTAAATGAAGATCGCACCAGGCTGGAGAGTATGCGGGCGGCCGAATATCCCGGCGGGGTAGTTGTGGACCCGGTGCCTATTACCGCCGGGAGCGAAGTGACCGTTCTGTACTACGGCCTGCTGTCACAGTGCGGGGCCGACCAAGTCTGGATGCGGACGGGGTACGGCGACCCCCACAATTGGGAGGGCATTTACGATTATCCCATGGAACGCACCGGCTACGGGTGGGTTAAAAACATCCGCATCTCGGAGGATTACGACCGCTTCCACCTTTGCTTCAAAGACAGCGCCAACAATTGGGACAACAACAACGGCCTTAACTGGAGCTTTATCATTCACAAAGGTGATCGGCAGGTATGA
- a CDS encoding lipoate--protein ligase family protein, which yields MAENWRLLDTGIADGATNMAVDEAILRAHQVGAVPPTVRFYGWDPPTISLGYGQSLEKEIDVAALEKKGLGLVRRLTGGRAVLHDREVTYSVVVREDHPLVAGGILPSYLRIARVLARGLQSLGAPVEVASGRKNMGEHSSAACFDAPSWYEITVAGRKMVGSAQTRKGGVLLQHGSIVLELNVDDLFAVLRFSSSARRERLKEKFALQACGLWEVLGRPVDPAEVKEAITRAFAEVYAVHLVLGELTPREKSRVEELRRKYASREWNWRR from the coding sequence ATGGCCGAGAACTGGCGCCTCCTCGACACCGGAATAGCCGATGGAGCCACCAATATGGCGGTGGATGAGGCCATCCTGCGGGCCCACCAGGTCGGCGCGGTACCCCCTACCGTACGCTTCTACGGGTGGGACCCGCCGACCATCTCCTTAGGCTACGGCCAGTCCCTGGAGAAGGAAATCGACGTGGCTGCCCTGGAGAAAAAGGGGTTGGGGCTGGTGCGGCGCCTGACGGGGGGCCGCGCGGTGCTCCACGACCGGGAAGTGACCTATAGTGTTGTGGTAAGGGAAGACCACCCTTTGGTCGCGGGGGGAATTTTGCCCTCTTACCTCCGCATCGCCAGGGTGTTAGCCCGGGGGCTCCAAAGCCTGGGGGCCCCCGTGGAGGTGGCTTCAGGCCGGAAAAACATGGGCGAACACAGCAGCGCGGCCTGCTTTGACGCCCCGTCCTGGTATGAAATCACCGTGGCCGGCCGGAAAATGGTGGGAAGCGCCCAGACCAGGAAGGGCGGGGTACTGCTCCAGCACGGCTCCATCGTACTGGAGCTTAACGTAGACGACTTGTTCGCCGTGTTGCGTTTTTCTTCTTCCGCAAGGCGGGAAAGGCTTAAGGAAAAGTTTGCGCTGCAGGCTTGCGGCCTTTGGGAGGTCCTGGGTCGCCCGGTTGACCCGGCAGAAGTGAAGGAGGCCATCACCAGAGCCTTTGCCGAAGTCTATGCCGTTCATCTGGTGTTAGGCGAGTTGACGCCGCGGGAAAAGTCCCGGGTGGAGGAATTGCGCCGGAAATACGCCAGCCGGGAATGGAACTGGCGGCGCTAG
- the sdaAA gene encoding L-serine ammonia-lyase, iron-sulfur-dependent, subunit alpha — MTLCNCSWKRASELLAAAEKEGRSLAQMVLQYQAGLSGQDEGLVRRQMAQRLKVMRAAAAQGLKGDMRSPSGLIGGGAKLLEAARQRGKSLSGGTTGRAIVLAMAIAEVNACMGRIVAAPTAGSCGILPGVLLALQEEKGWKDEVLVDGLFAAAGIGIIVGKQASLAGAALGCQAECGVASAMAAAAAVEMAGGTPRQALDAAAIALKGWMGLVCDPVGGLVEIPCVKRNAIGTAHALAAADIALAGVPSFIPLDEVVTAMVQVGRSMPPALRETGEGGVAACPSARALMEGFLGRE; from the coding sequence TTGACCCTGTGTAACTGCAGCTGGAAAAGGGCTTCAGAACTGCTTGCGGCGGCAGAAAAGGAGGGCCGCTCGCTGGCTCAAATGGTGCTCCAGTACCAGGCAGGCCTGAGCGGTCAAGATGAAGGGCTTGTCCGGCGGCAAATGGCCCAACGGCTGAAGGTCATGCGGGCCGCCGCGGCCCAGGGGCTGAAGGGGGATATGCGTTCCCCCAGCGGACTGATAGGCGGCGGGGCCAAGCTGCTGGAAGCTGCCCGCCAGAGGGGAAAAAGCCTGTCCGGTGGAACTACCGGCCGGGCCATTGTCCTGGCCATGGCCATAGCCGAGGTAAATGCTTGCATGGGACGCATTGTAGCGGCACCAACGGCTGGCTCGTGCGGCATCCTGCCCGGAGTGCTTCTGGCCCTCCAGGAAGAAAAAGGTTGGAAGGATGAAGTCCTGGTGGATGGTCTTTTTGCCGCGGCCGGCATAGGCATAATAGTGGGTAAGCAGGCCTCCCTTGCGGGAGCCGCTTTAGGCTGCCAGGCCGAATGCGGTGTGGCCAGCGCCATGGCAGCCGCAGCGGCCGTAGAAATGGCCGGCGGCACACCGCGCCAGGCCCTGGACGCGGCGGCCATAGCCTTGAAGGGATGGATGGGGCTGGTGTGTGACCCTGTAGGTGGCCTAGTAGAAATACCCTGTGTAAAACGGAACGCCATAGGGACGGCCCATGCCCTGGCAGCAGCCGACATAGCCCTGGCGGGCGTTCCTTCCTTTATTCCCCTCGATGAAGTGGTTACCGCCATGGTCCAGGTGGGCCGCAGTATGCCCCCGGCGTTGCGGGAAACAGGAGAGGGCGGCGTGGCGGCCTGCCCCAGCGCCCGCGCTCTAATGGAGGGCTTTCTGGGAAGGGAATAA
- the gcvH gene encoding glycine cleavage system protein GcvH gives MHIPEDLFYTAEHEWVKIRGNRGRIGITDYAQESLGDIVFVELPQVGAEFKAGDAFGVVESVKSASDVYLPVSGKVMAVNEELLEAPQLINQDPYGQGWMIEVELTDPQEVEKLLDASAYSKLLEEE, from the coding sequence ATGCATATTCCTGAGGACCTGTTTTACACCGCGGAGCATGAGTGGGTGAAGATAAGGGGCAACCGGGGCCGTATCGGCATCACCGATTATGCCCAGGAGTCCCTGGGTGACATTGTATTCGTAGAACTGCCGCAGGTAGGAGCTGAATTCAAGGCCGGGGATGCCTTTGGTGTAGTAGAGTCAGTGAAATCGGCTTCGGACGTTTACCTGCCGGTATCGGGCAAAGTGATGGCCGTGAACGAAGAACTTCTGGAAGCGCCTCAACTTATCAACCAGGACCCCTACGGCCAGGGCTGGATGATCGAGGTGGAGTTGACCGATCCCCAGGAAGTAGAAAAGCTGCTGGACGCTTCTGCCTACTCAAAACTGCTGGAGGAGGAATAG
- the gcvT gene encoding glycine cleavage system aminomethyltransferase GcvT: MSNQEGKRTPLYEEHLAAGARMVEFGGWLMPVQYTGILEEHQAVRTQAGLFDVSHMGEIEIKGPDAFSLIQQLITNDASLARGDRVIYSPMCYPDGGTVDDILVYPQGEDKYLLVVNAANTAKDLEWIQKQAEEGGADAVITDLSSATVQLALQGPEAAAILQPLTDVNLQDLGYYRWTRGRVQGIYCLISRTGYTGEDGFELYLDPAEGPQMWRGLLEAGRDRGLKPCGLGARDVLRLEAALPLYGHELGPHITPVEAGLGRFIRPEKGEFNGREVLKQQKEVGPPRRLVGLVMQDRGIPRPDYPVSRGDKVVGRVTSGSFAPALGKNIALALVEKGYALEGEELTVNIRGREHPAQVVPLPFYSRKKKGVS, from the coding sequence GTGAGCAACCAGGAAGGGAAAAGGACACCTCTGTATGAGGAGCACCTGGCTGCAGGGGCGCGAATGGTGGAGTTTGGCGGCTGGCTCATGCCTGTGCAGTATACGGGCATTCTGGAGGAGCACCAGGCCGTGCGTACCCAAGCGGGGCTCTTTGACGTATCCCACATGGGGGAGATTGAAATAAAGGGGCCCGATGCTTTTAGTCTGATCCAGCAGTTGATCACCAACGACGCCTCCCTGGCTAGAGGGGACAGGGTCATTTACAGCCCCATGTGTTACCCTGACGGCGGCACAGTCGACGACATTCTGGTATATCCCCAGGGGGAAGATAAATACCTTCTAGTGGTCAATGCCGCCAATACTGCCAAGGATCTGGAATGGATCCAGAAGCAGGCCGAGGAGGGGGGTGCCGACGCAGTCATCACGGACCTATCCTCCGCTACGGTTCAACTGGCCCTGCAAGGGCCGGAGGCAGCGGCTATTTTACAGCCGCTAACCGACGTCAACCTCCAGGATCTGGGGTATTATCGCTGGACCCGCGGCCGGGTCCAGGGGATCTACTGCCTTATCTCCCGTACCGGGTACACGGGAGAAGATGGCTTTGAACTTTACCTGGACCCTGCTGAAGGACCCCAAATGTGGCGGGGCCTGCTGGAGGCCGGCCGGGACCGGGGACTTAAACCCTGTGGCCTGGGGGCGCGGGACGTACTGCGCCTGGAGGCGGCGTTGCCCCTCTACGGCCATGAGCTGGGGCCTCACATAACTCCCGTGGAGGCGGGACTGGGCCGTTTTATACGGCCGGAGAAGGGGGAATTTAACGGCCGGGAAGTTCTTAAGCAGCAGAAGGAGGTCGGGCCCCCGCGCCGCCTGGTGGGTCTGGTCATGCAGGATCGGGGCATTCCCCGGCCGGATTATCCCGTGAGCCGGGGAGATAAGGTGGTGGGGCGCGTTACTTCCGGCTCCTTTGCTCCGGCCCTGGGCAAGAACATAGCCCTGGCCTTGGTCGAAAAGGGATACGCACTAGAGGGCGAGGAGCTTACGGTGAACATCAGGGGCCGGGAGCATCCCGCGCAGGTGGTGCCTCTGCCTTTCTACAGCCGTAAGAAGAAAGGTGTCTCCTGA
- the gcvPB gene encoding aminomethyl-transferring glycine dehydrogenase subunit GcvPB → MAVEPLLWELGAPGRRGCTLQPVDVPGEVEDYLPEAYRRRGDAGLPELSEIEVVRHFTHLSSLNYGVDTGFYPLGSCTMKYNPKVNEVAAGLSGFTGLHPYLPPEAAQGALELMYHLQQYLAEITGMDAVTLQPAAGAHGELAGLLIIAAYHASRGETQRKKVLVPDSAHGTNPASAAMAGLEVVQIPSDKRGLVDLEALEKALSPDTAALMLTNPNTLGLFESDIVTMARMVHEAGGLLYYDGANLNAIMGITRPGDMGFDVVHLNLHKTFSTPHGGGGPGSGPVGVKEHLAPFLPVPVVSYDQAKGQYYLDYERPQTIGQMKAFYGNFSVMVKAYAYIRTLGPRGLKEVSEQAVLNANYLLSLLRPHFNVPYDRICKHEFVINPGTKIKEAGVRTLDIAKRLLDYGFHAPTIYFPLIVPEALMIEPTETEPKEVLDAFAGALIRIAEEAVAQPELLRNAPHNTPVRRLDEAAAARNPVLKWQKK, encoded by the coding sequence GTGGCAGTAGAACCGCTTCTCTGGGAACTGGGTGCTCCCGGCCGCCGAGGCTGCACCTTACAGCCGGTGGATGTGCCGGGAGAAGTAGAAGACTACTTGCCGGAAGCCTATCGCCGGCGGGGGGACGCCGGGCTGCCCGAGCTCAGCGAAATAGAGGTCGTGCGCCATTTCACCCACCTATCTAGTCTTAACTATGGTGTGGATACCGGTTTTTACCCTCTCGGGTCTTGCACCATGAAATATAACCCCAAGGTGAACGAAGTAGCAGCCGGGTTGTCCGGGTTTACCGGCCTCCATCCCTACCTGCCGCCGGAAGCGGCCCAGGGGGCTTTAGAACTCATGTACCACCTGCAGCAGTACCTGGCCGAAATAACCGGTATGGATGCCGTAACCCTGCAGCCGGCGGCCGGTGCCCACGGCGAACTGGCGGGACTGCTCATTATTGCGGCGTACCACGCCAGCCGGGGTGAAACCCAACGGAAGAAAGTGTTGGTGCCCGATTCGGCCCACGGGACCAACCCGGCCAGCGCCGCCATGGCCGGTCTGGAAGTAGTCCAGATACCCTCCGACAAACGCGGACTGGTGGACTTGGAGGCCTTGGAGAAAGCCTTGAGTCCGGATACGGCGGCCTTGATGCTCACCAATCCCAATACCCTGGGCCTCTTTGAAAGCGACATTGTGACCATGGCCCGCATGGTCCATGAGGCGGGCGGCCTCCTATACTATGACGGCGCCAATCTCAATGCTATTATGGGCATCACCAGGCCGGGGGATATGGGCTTTGATGTGGTGCACCTCAACCTCCACAAGACCTTCTCCACCCCCCACGGCGGAGGCGGGCCCGGCAGCGGGCCGGTAGGGGTAAAGGAACACCTGGCCCCCTTCCTGCCCGTACCGGTAGTGAGTTACGATCAAGCTAAAGGGCAGTACTACCTGGACTACGAGCGTCCCCAGACCATAGGCCAGATGAAAGCCTTCTACGGTAATTTTTCCGTGATGGTCAAGGCTTATGCTTACATCCGGACCCTTGGTCCCCGGGGTTTAAAGGAGGTCAGCGAGCAGGCCGTCCTCAACGCCAACTACTTGTTGAGCCTCCTGCGCCCGCACTTTAACGTACCCTATGACCGTATCTGCAAGCATGAATTTGTGATCAACCCGGGAACCAAAATAAAAGAGGCGGGCGTGCGGACCCTGGACATAGCTAAGCGGCTCCTGGATTATGGCTTCCACGCACCCACCATCTATTTCCCCCTTATCGTGCCGGAAGCCTTAATGATTGAGCCAACGGAGACGGAACCTAAAGAAGTGTTGGACGCCTTTGCTGGGGCTTTAATTCGTATCGCCGAGGAAGCGGTTGCCCAGCCGGAGCTGCTGCGCAACGCACCCCATAATACCCCTGTGCGCCGTCTCGATGAAGCTGCCGCCGCTCGCAATCCGGTGTTAAAGTGGCAGAAGAAATAA
- the sdaAB gene encoding L-serine ammonia-lyase, iron-sulfur-dependent subunit beta — protein sequence MDVFQVIGPVMIGPSSSHTAGAVRLGRLARAILADEPREAEFLLHGSFARTYRGHGTDRALVAGLLGFEVDDERVRRALELAQERGLKVSFKEGDLGEVHPNSVLMIIKGGSRRVEVLGSSLGGAQVVVTRIDGFAVEVTGQLPTLVAAYKDRPGVVAEVTALLADRRINIANMRVSREGLGRRALMIVETDEALLPEIVADMRSWPVMERVITIDPV from the coding sequence ATGGATGTTTTTCAGGTTATCGGACCGGTTATGATAGGGCCTTCCAGCTCCCACACCGCAGGGGCCGTGCGGTTGGGAAGGCTGGCCCGCGCCATTCTGGCCGATGAACCCCGGGAGGCCGAGTTCTTACTCCATGGCTCCTTTGCCCGGACCTACCGTGGGCACGGAACTGACCGGGCACTGGTGGCCGGACTGCTGGGTTTTGAGGTGGACGATGAACGGGTACGCCGGGCTTTGGAACTGGCTCAGGAAAGAGGGCTGAAGGTAAGCTTTAAAGAAGGAGATCTGGGGGAGGTCCACCCCAATTCCGTTTTGATGATAATCAAAGGGGGTAGCCGCCGGGTGGAGGTACTTGGCTCCTCCCTCGGAGGCGCCCAGGTAGTAGTTACCCGGATCGATGGGTTTGCCGTAGAAGTTACGGGCCAGTTGCCCACCCTGGTAGCTGCTTATAAGGATCGGCCGGGCGTCGTCGCCGAGGTTACAGCCTTGTTAGCTGATCGGCGAATCAATATTGCCAATATGCGGGTCTCCCGCGAGGGGTTGGGCAGGCGAGCCTTGATGATCGTCGAAACGGATGAGGCTCTGCTTCCGGAAATTGTTGCCGATATGAGGTCCTGGCCGGTTATGGAGCGGGTGATCACCATTGACCCTGTGTAA
- the gcvPA gene encoding aminomethyl-transferring glycine dehydrogenase subunit GcvPA — MGYIPTTPAEREEMLKACGVTRVEELFEDIPEEVKLKGDLDLPAPLAEPDLLRHLKELAGKNRTDLISFLGAGAYEHYIPSVVSHLLSRSEFYTAYTPYQPEVSQGTLQAIFEFQSLVCALTGLDVANASHYDGATATAEAALVACGATRRQKILFSRGLNPQYRAVLRTYTRGQGIDLVEIPWEDGRTSLEELAKMADRDVAGVILQQPNFVGQLEPMAEAAELAHKVGALFIAVVNPISLGLLAPPGEYDADLAVGEGQSLGNPLNFGGPYLGFMAAKEKLVRRLPGRIVGQTVDVDGRRAFVLTLQAREQHIRREKATSNICSNEALCALAATIYLSCLGKEGLKEVARQCLLKAHYTYNELLKIEGLKPVFSGPFFHEFALRARKAPSEVAARLREAGIAGGLDLAPFYPELEGAMLFCVTEVRTQSEIERLIDAMRGL; from the coding sequence ATGGGTTATATCCCCACCACACCGGCCGAAAGGGAAGAAATGCTTAAGGCCTGTGGCGTAACCCGTGTGGAAGAGCTCTTTGAGGATATTCCGGAAGAAGTAAAGCTGAAAGGCGACCTGGATCTGCCGGCTCCTTTAGCCGAACCTGACCTTTTGCGCCATCTTAAGGAGCTGGCCGGTAAGAACCGAACGGATTTGATTTCCTTTTTGGGAGCCGGGGCCTACGAACACTATATACCCTCGGTGGTATCCCATCTATTGTCGCGCTCCGAATTTTACACCGCTTATACCCCTTACCAGCCGGAGGTGAGTCAGGGCACCCTCCAGGCAATCTTTGAGTTTCAATCCCTTGTCTGCGCCCTGACCGGACTGGATGTAGCCAACGCTTCCCATTATGATGGCGCCACGGCTACGGCCGAAGCAGCCCTGGTGGCGTGCGGCGCTACCAGGCGCCAGAAGATCCTGTTCTCCCGAGGCCTTAACCCCCAGTACCGGGCCGTTCTTCGTACTTATACCCGGGGCCAGGGCATTGACCTGGTGGAGATACCCTGGGAGGACGGCCGGACTTCCTTGGAAGAACTGGCCAAAATGGCTGACCGGGACGTAGCCGGCGTCATCCTTCAACAACCGAACTTTGTAGGGCAGTTGGAACCCATGGCCGAAGCCGCGGAGCTGGCCCATAAAGTGGGGGCCCTTTTCATCGCTGTAGTCAATCCCATTTCCCTGGGCCTCCTGGCCCCGCCGGGGGAATACGATGCCGACCTGGCGGTGGGGGAAGGCCAGAGCTTGGGCAATCCCTTGAACTTCGGCGGTCCCTACTTAGGCTTTATGGCTGCTAAAGAAAAACTGGTGCGACGTCTGCCGGGGCGCATCGTTGGCCAGACGGTGGACGTGGACGGCCGACGGGCCTTTGTTCTTACCCTCCAGGCCAGGGAACAGCATATCCGGCGCGAAAAGGCTACCTCTAACATTTGCTCCAACGAGGCCCTCTGCGCCCTGGCGGCCACCATTTATCTGTCGTGTTTAGGTAAAGAGGGTCTTAAAGAAGTGGCCCGTCAGTGCCTGCTGAAGGCCCACTACACTTATAATGAACTCTTAAAGATAGAGGGCCTTAAGCCCGTCTTTTCCGGCCCCTTCTTCCACGAATTCGCCCTCCGGGCCCGGAAGGCTCCTTCGGAGGTGGCGGCCCGGCTGCGGGAAGCGGGTATAGCGGGAGGCCTGGACCTGGCGCCCTTTTACCCGGAATTGGAAGGAGCCATGCTCTTCTGTGTTACTGAAGTGCGCACGCAGTCGGAAATAGAACGTTTAATAGACGCTATGAGGGGGTTGTAA